One genomic segment of Brevibacillus laterosporus LMG 15441 includes these proteins:
- a CDS encoding class I SAM-dependent methyltransferase, whose translation MLGFYNRLSSEVYDLDKPIGHSFGDVEFYKQRLLLHKGKILEPAVGTGRILIPLLESGLQVEGYDSSPEMLRICQNNCQKKGLSPTLFEATMETYASPTLYQAIIIPAGTFLLIHEREASITALQNFYHSLENGGKLIIDLFLQTEFSFGTISTRTWTCDNADVITYQDTLVEVDYINQYSISYGRYEKWRNGTLVETELERFPLRWYGVEEFRMILEKIGFQQIIISADYQFQAYPTNTTKIITFEAIANKAGKADVNVKTGAISYDM comes from the coding sequence ATGCTTGGCTTTTATAACCGTTTATCTTCAGAAGTATATGATTTGGATAAACCAATTGGTCATTCCTTTGGTGATGTAGAATTTTATAAACAACGATTACTCCTACATAAAGGAAAAATCCTTGAACCTGCTGTAGGTACAGGTCGGATACTTATTCCACTCTTGGAAAGTGGTTTACAGGTAGAAGGATATGATAGCTCCCCAGAAATGCTTCGAATCTGTCAGAATAACTGCCAAAAAAAGGGACTATCTCCAACCCTGTTTGAAGCAACGATGGAAACTTATGCTTCACCTACCCTGTATCAGGCCATTATTATACCCGCTGGAACATTTTTATTGATTCATGAGAGAGAAGCATCCATCACAGCCTTACAAAACTTTTATCACAGTCTGGAAAACGGCGGAAAATTAATCATTGATCTTTTTTTACAAACAGAGTTCAGCTTTGGAACGATCTCAACAAGAACATGGACATGTGATAACGCTGATGTGATCACATATCAAGATACTTTGGTTGAGGTAGATTATATTAATCAATATAGTATTTCTTACGGCCGATATGAAAAGTGGCGTAATGGAACTCTAGTAGAAACTGAGCTAGAACGATTTCCCCTACGTTGGTACGGCGTAGAGGAATTTAGAATGATTCTTGAAAAAATTGGATTTCAGCAGATTATCATTTCCGCTGATTATCAGTTCCAGGCATATCCAACCAACACAACGAAAATCATTACCTTTGAAGCGATTGCTAACAAGGCGGGAAAAGCTGACGTGAATGTTAAAACTGGTGCTATCAGCTATGACATGTAA
- a CDS encoding sensor histidine kinase: MDKMIRSFRSKMILLLGLSMLLSGTITYILYKALQLYYRVQVKFENPLTTIRYFIRDIGDINFFLLIFIPLAILFFFLLTKPYATYFQQISNGIHHLANGNFTNRVHIPSNDEFGDIAKDINLASEKLQKAVERGDFAENSKDQLVLNLAHDLRTPLTSVIGYLDFILQDDHLTPEQVRHYMAVAFTKSQRLEKLIDELFEIARMNYGMLPIEKKPIDLSELIVQLKEELYPAFEKNQLEARLNVTPQLIIWGDGELLARVFENLLTNAIRYGNDGQFVDISCYLDVEDVVVEIVNYGNCIPSEELPHIFEMFYTGDQARTHQGGSTGLGLFIAKNLVEQHHGVISVESNVIQTCFQVRLPQNFHQKTQDFKD, translated from the coding sequence ATGGATAAAATGATACGAAGCTTTCGTTCTAAAATGATTCTGTTATTGGGTCTTAGTATGCTCTTGTCTGGTACGATTACCTACATACTCTATAAAGCTCTTCAGCTTTATTATCGTGTTCAGGTCAAGTTCGAAAACCCACTAACTACGATTCGCTATTTCATCAGAGATATAGGGGATATCAACTTTTTTCTGCTTATTTTTATCCCTCTTGCTATTTTGTTTTTCTTTCTTTTGACCAAGCCTTATGCCACTTACTTTCAACAGATATCCAATGGCATTCATCATCTTGCCAATGGTAATTTCACAAATAGGGTTCATATTCCTTCGAATGATGAGTTTGGAGATATTGCAAAAGATATTAATTTGGCGAGTGAGAAGTTGCAAAAAGCGGTCGAAAGAGGAGATTTCGCAGAAAATAGCAAGGACCAGCTAGTATTGAATTTAGCCCATGATTTGCGCACTCCGCTGACTTCTGTTATAGGGTATTTAGATTTCATTCTACAAGACGATCATTTGACCCCAGAACAAGTCAGACATTATATGGCCGTTGCTTTTACCAAGTCTCAACGTTTAGAAAAGCTGATCGATGAATTATTTGAAATCGCGAGAATGAATTATGGAATGCTTCCCATTGAGAAGAAGCCAATCGATTTAAGTGAACTTATCGTGCAATTAAAAGAAGAACTATACCCAGCCTTTGAGAAAAACCAGCTGGAAGCTAGACTGAACGTAACGCCGCAGCTAATTATTTGGGGAGATGGGGAACTGCTTGCGCGGGTGTTTGAAAATCTCTTGACCAATGCCATTCGTTATGGAAATGATGGTCAGTTTGTAGATATTAGTTGTTATCTGGATGTCGAGGATGTGGTAGTTGAGATAGTCAATTATGGAAATTGCATTCCTTCAGAAGAGCTGCCGCACATCTTTGAAATGTTCTACACAGGTGACCAGGCACGAACCCATCAGGGAGGAAGCACAGGTCTGGGGTTATTCATTGCGAAGAATCTTGTAGAGCAGCATCATGGTGTTATTTCTGTGGAGAGTAATGTGATCCAAACATGTTTTCAAGTGCGGTTACCGCAGAATTTTCATCAAAAGACCCAAGATTTTAAAGACTAA